In Synchiropus splendidus isolate RoL2022-P1 chromosome 7, RoL_Sspl_1.0, whole genome shotgun sequence, the genomic window ttgcAGGATCATCGATGGCTTTGAAACACTGGACGAACTGGAGAAACTGCCGGTTAACGAAAAGACATTCCGACCATTAACTGAAACCAGGATCAAAGACGTCACCATTCATGCAAACCCTTTTGCCGGCTagaaaacaaggagagccaaaaAACGTATATTATGGCTTAACTAATGGAATGATCACaattttaatagaaaaaaatgtaccAGGTATCATTCACAATCTTTGTCTTGGAGAACCATGTAaataaatgcctttttttttaacaaatattttgtcatttgtgtCATAATTTCCTGCACCAGACGGACAAATAAAAGTTGCAAAAGGTGTCTATCAGTCAACTGGTTGTTTTGAatgtttgatttttctttttgttgtgacAGGTAAGACATATTGTGCAATTAAATGttccttttaaaatgtgtttttgttaaaaaaaaaaaagttgtatgaATGGAAATAAGGTGAATAAGGCGCATATAAGCAATAACAAAACTAGAGTAACAGATGTTTATGTTACCTGTCATGTCTTTCAGTTATAGTTCAATGTTATTTATTTCGAATTAATTTTGAATtcgaaataaatacaattcgaAAACTAATTCaattttgattcatttgatTTATATCTTATTAATCAGCAAGAATGTAACGACAACTTTGCGCTTTGGTTGAATGGAAATAACTGATGGGATGATATGTTGAACTCTCGATGGGTCTGTTAAACTACTATCAGTTAACACGGAAGCTGACTACTTTTGCAACCAGCTGATGACGTCATCCGCAGTCGACGGCGCATCTGTCATAGAGTACACGCGCCTCATCTCTATGGCTTCAGACGACGCCTATAAAGTAAGTTAGCTGGCGCTTGACATGGCTTATCGCTGTTCAGAACAcagtgtaacacagacgacacTGCTCATACTGACGGTCCAGCTGTGTCAATGTTCCACAGGTGTCGTCCCTGAGGGGGAAGGTGAGCCTGATCACAGGAGCCAGCTCCGGCATCGGTGCAGGGACCAGTGTTCTCTTCGCCAAGCTTGGAGCTCTGCTGGCGCTCAATGGTCGCGACGTGGACAACCTGAACAAAGTGGCCCGGCAGTGTGTTGAAGCTGGCGCTGCGCAGGTATCACGGGCGTTTCTGGCGATGCATGTGGAGCTTGTGTTGCGCAGTTGTTGACACCGAGCAAATACCACagtatttcagaatcagaaaaattttattaatcccaagggaaattgtgtttcacaataaatttaaaacaaataatattattaagtgcaaaaaaagtgatacaaaagatcTTACAAAAACGATatgcaacaaatgcagttcaagaacagaaaacgtgccaaagaatccttcacagtagttttttcagagatgaattgtacgtttttattgccacaggaagaaaggacctcctgtggcgctcagtctttgagttgcgtagtctcagtctgttggtctgagtgcttctgtattggaccaggagctgatggaggaggtgggtgatgttgtccaggatgctccttagtttcaggagcatccttctctccataaccgtctccaaggagtccagtttcacccccaccacatcaccagctttgagtgtgttgagtctgttagtgtccgccaccgttgATCTgcaacatcctcagcattgtctcgcagatgttgaaggacctgagcctcctcaagaagaagACAGGACTCTGAcccttttttgtaaagggcctcagtgttccgagccaAGTCCAGTTTTTTGTCTAtgaggaccccaagatatttattgTCCTCAACCATATCCGCATTGACCCCCCGGATGGAAAcaggggtcacaggagacttggtctAACCTTGGTCTTGGACTTCTCTAACTTAAGTGCTACATACGATACGAAAGAGCAGCTGCCTCACATTATTGATGCAACTGTACTTGTTTATATTGAAGATAAATTTGATGGTTAAAACCACAATATGGGTGTTTCTTATTCGAGTGATTGTTTGTTTAAATCTAAAGTAAATATTGAGGTTCAAGCAGACGATGCACCAAGCTCTTTCAAGCTATTGTAGATTCACTACtggctgctgtgtttttagAGATTTGTATTCTGCCGTGAAGGTTAATGTCTCTCCTGGAGGCAAACTTGCTCCCTGTTTGAAGTAGATGAATCCAATGCTCTGTTTTTTCGCAGTGTTTAAAGTGTGTTTATATTCATTGTGCTCTCAATTGTCGGCTTCTTTCTAACCTTCAGCTGCCGCTTGCTTCGACCAATAGCATCTAGTCGCAAGAATAAAAGTGAAGAACCattaatttttatgtttttgcttcctcatttatttatctgttgaATGTAGAATGTGTTTTCTCTGGCAGCCTCTGCTTCTGCCGGGAGATCTGACCGACGAGGAGTGTGTGAAGAAGACGGTGGAGCAAGTCATCGCTCACTTCGGCCGACTGGACGTTCTCATCAACAGCGCCGGCATTCTGATGATGGGCAGCATCGAGACCACCGACCTGGCCCAGTACGACCGTGTGATGAACATCAATGTCAGGTGGGTTTTAACCCTGAAAACCGCTTTTGAAATGACAGTGACGCCTCGACCTGTGAGCTTAGTTTGTTGCGTGAATTCAAATGACATAGTTTTGTATTGCATTTGTATGCAATGTGACACAAGCTTGCATGTTTGTATGTCAGTGTGAATGTTAAGACAGAACGTTCAACACTGGTGCTCCACTGTGAGCTCGCCACTTTAAGAGAACTAGCTGTGCTGCTGGAGTGTCAGAAGCTGACTCGaaaccttggaaaaaaagaaaacaaaggcgTCACTCGAGGCACCCAAATTTGTCACGGCACTACTTTATAGCAGAGATTCTGAATTATAACACTGTTAACTGCCACTATTATCGGTGTATTTTTaaacagtcataaaaaaaatgaaaataacatacTCAACATTTCTGCGACACTAACTCTCcacgcctctgtaaatagtattatttgtctataaaattatgatAGTACAccctgcataacattgtatccttgttaacatgaaataaaagaaaaaagaaagtaatatagattaACAACAAAGAATAATCCTATTaagattgtttttgtctgtaacagaaaaaacTTTAAGTGCATCAAAAAAATCACGAGTGTATGTGCAATGACACTTTATCTTAGTAGGACAAAAAAGTATCACATGTGcctgccccactatttgagaaggactacACCAATGTATCTTTAATATAAACACTATTAAAGATGTGTTCACTGATTCATTTGTTTCAAATTGTTAAGCTGCCTCTGATGCAAATAGTAcaaagcaaatatatatattatttttttaatattttttattatatatatatatatatatatatatatatatatatatatgtgtgtagtTGTAGTTGAATCCACAGAGTCTGGAAACAATAGTACACACCCtcgtcttcctcatctctcaggaACATATATAACCTGTGTATAACCTAAGTTCaggttgcgggggcagcagctgaagtgaagagtCCCTCATGCTCCGTTGTACTGGACTACTGAGGAGATGTGTGGTTGTCTATGAGCCGTACAAAGACGCGATATCCCTGTGGTTGGCTCTGCAGGTCCGTCTTCCATCTGACTCATCTCTGCGTCCCTCACCTGATAAAGACCAAAGGCTCCATCGTCAACGTGTCCAGCGTCAACGGTCAGAGATCAGTGAGTGGCgagcctcttcttcttcgctTCCATTCATTCCATTCAGTGTTTTCTCTCATTAGTTCCCCGGCGTTCTGGCGTACTGCATGTCCAAGTCAGCCATCGACCAGCTCACGTGCTGCACTGCGCTTGGTGAGTGAAGTTGAGTGAATCGCCACGACAACAGGGCGCGTCAGTtcctcacttttttattttcaactttcaGAACTGGCATCGAAGCAGGTCCGAGTGAACTCTGTCTGGTACGTCTCATTCGAAACAGCGGATCATATAAGATTATGAACACTTGGCTGATGTTGGTCGAGACTTTTTGGCAGTGGTCAGTTACAGCATTCAAACATACTTGGAAACCCAAATTACTTCAACATGGTCCTCAATGTATAAACTAAGAAATACCTATAGCCATATTTATTGAATGCAACCAAGGAATTTTCTAGAGTTTTTGCCCTCATTGTTGCACATCAGTCGCCCTCACTTGGTGTTTCAGTAGCTAAACCTCACCTCCGGTTGTTCCAGAGGACCCAGTCAGAAAAGCCTATGAGGTTTCACCGTTTTATTCTTTGACTTTTAATGCTCAATTCAGCATCAACCGGTACTAGGTCTGTTAACACTTGAGCTTGAACACATGGATCATGTGGAGCTGTTCTGAGATGCTCACTGATGAAGACAAAAGAAATGCCAGCTGGTCGTAATACTCTGGCCGATGGACTGATGTCTTCTACTCACGCAGATCAGGAGCATACTTTCCTCTCTCACtaatgttttcatcctcagtccTGGTGTGATCGTGACTGAAGTCCACAAAAGAGCAGGACTAGATGAGGCGCAGTACGCGCAGGTATTTCCCAGTCTGCTCTCTACCTGACACTAACAACACCTGTTTATATAGGATACTCGTGTCTTCTTCTACAGTTCCTGGAGAAGTGTAAAATCACCCACGCCCTGGGGCGTCCAGGAGAGGTGGATGAAGTCGCCCACAGCATCGCCTTCCTGGCGTCTGACGCTGCCAGCTTCATCACTGGGGTCAACCTGCCTGTAGACGGAGGCCGACATGCCATGTGTCCTCGATAAGTTTGTGGCTGTGCGAATGAATTTACCGACACAGTCTTTTAGAAGAAAGGACTGTGTCGGTAAATTCATTGTGTGCCATATAGGCCTTCTGTGCTCAGGAAACTGGTG contains:
- the zgc:101858 gene encoding 3-oxoacyl-[acyl-carrier-protein] reductase FabG, giving the protein MASDDAYKVSSLRGKVSLITGASSGIGAGTSVLFAKLGALLALNGRDVDNLNKVARQCVEAGAAQPLLLPGDLTDEECVKKTVEQVIAHFGRLDVLINSAGILMMGSIETTDLAQYDRVMNINVRSVFHLTHLCVPHLIKTKGSIVNVSSVNGQRSFPGVLAYCMSKSAIDQLTCCTALELASKQVRVNSVCPGVIVTEVHKRAGLDEAQYAQFLEKCKITHALGRPGEVDEVAHSIAFLASDAASFITGVNLPVDGGRHAMCPR